The genome window TGTGAATTAAGTCAGGCTGCTTTGATTCAAATTAGACATATCTGTCAATCAAATTAGGAAAACTAAAAATGCATTCCTAAGCTCTCGGTGAGTCTGATTCGATTCAGACTAACcgtgtgatttgaatcacacaAGCAAAATCTCATTTTCACAAATTTTCAAAGGATTTTTTAGATTCTACAATTgtcatgacttgaatcatgcccaATCATAGTTCTTGACTCAAAAACTTAATAGATTGATTTCAATCATAATGCTTAAGATATAATCAAACACTTTGATTTATGTATGCTAAAATATGAATCTAAAACACAATCCATAAATGCATGATTGACGAGGAGACTCAATGACATAAAAACTAACACCAAAAGATTAAAAGATAAGCAACAAAATCATAACCCTTGAGGTATCAGAGACATGGAACTTCGAATGTGTGTTCTCCAATTGATTTTTCCAACTTTAACTTTTCCAACTTTAACTGGAATGACAACCTCAACGTCGTATATAAGCCTCAAAAGTAACTTGAGGGATCTCTTGTGCCTAGTTGCTCTTGGATCCCTCTAGTCTACTCTATTAATGCATTCTGGTTGGCCATTAGTTTCAGGGTATTCCACTACTGTAAACTAGTGTTTGACCATAATATCTTAGAAGAGTTTCTTCAATTTTTATCTATAAATTTGGTACATTTATCTATGATGATGGTGTTCGGTGTAAGTGTAAGTGGTTAAGTCTCACACCCATTATGAATGAGTGAAATATTAGATTTATAAAAGGATAACTCATTACCTAATGTCATAAAGTTTTAGATGAAAATGTGACGTATCTCATAGTCTTGGAGCATTAGGCGCCCGTTGGTCCTCCCATCTTCCCGATCTTCCCAAGAGACGGAGTGTGGAATTCCAAGgctagtatttttatattttttgaagaACTTTTAAACGTTAATGGATGGTCTTTGTTAGTGCCGGAGCTTTAGTCCATTTGGTGATGTAATTAATCGCCATTGTCAAAAACTTTGACTACCCTAAAATAAGTGGGAAGAACCAAGGATATTCATGCTCTAATGGGGAAAAGGTCCATCGAAAAATTAGAGTATTAAGTTCATATGGAAGCACAATATAAACATTTTTGGACCTTTGAGCCCGAAAAAGAATTTACatctattattaaaataaatgataacataaatataataattatttaatttttatgccTAGATAGTAGATATACAAGATCAAAATAGATTGCCTAATCGATGCATCTTTGAAACATGACATATATTATAGTTACTATAGTACATTTCTTGCCTTTTCCAATCCATTAACAATGTTATGAAATTTTCCCCATGAGGTATCGAATGAGTAAAAACGTTCATTCGCATGATTATAGAGCATGGACAGCCCAAAGTATTGCCAATTGGCCAAACAATACTCGATTTTTTCACATCCAATATATATAGTCACCATTCTGATAAAAATAGTGCAGTGGAAAATAAGAGTGAAAGTTTAAGCAAAGTGATGGAAGCATACAAGAAGGTTTTAATTGTTGGAATGTTGTTAGCCATTGCTAATATTATGTTTGCTAATGGTGTAACAATTTGTAACATGACAAGAGACGAACGAAAGGCATGCGAGCCTTATGTGAGTAACGAGAAGAATTACACTCGTGTTAACTATAAAGTTCCATCCCATGCTTGCTGTTCTGCTACTGCCAATGCTGATCTTCAATGCTTCTGTGGTTATAAGGACTCAGGATTGCTTTCTTTATATGGTATTAATCCTAAACAAGCCTTGGAACTTCCTGTTAAGTGTAAGATTGTGGACTCTTTCCATTGCAAGTGATTGTGTGTAGTAGTGGAAACTCATGTATATGCAATAAATTGATAGTATATTTAATCCGTGATTTTGACTTTTTAAGATGTCTCACTTTAATTATTCTTTAGGGATGgtatttatgttttcttttgaTTTCTTTTGTGTTTGTTAATGTCATGGATATGGCATGGTTGTATGTTGCTGTCAACCATGTTTTGCCTGTGCTTAAAAACCACTTCTAGAATATGCATATTAATAAACCAAATTTATactcctccgtctcataataaattaataaatcaaaattttcataacaaatattttatttaaaatcggcgtggtttttaagaaaataattagatatgttagttttgatgataaaattgatatcatttactaaaataccttTATTTATTATAAGTAGTGGAGTAGTTCAAAAAAGTGAAAattaataaatagaggtataatagtagaaaaaaaaataaatgttagTATATTGGTTTTTAAAGAaacatttattttgaaatataaaaaaagggaaaaactaacatgtgccccaagggcacaagataatgagatatttatagaaatattttcttgaaacgcgtgcattcaatgtatcgaaattttaaatataactttattgcatttaattatgtttaattttttctaagtatagtagaaaatttcttcacccacctcctaaccttcttgcccacccctggtgaatttaccacactaccccttgtttcggaagttcatttccgaaaaggtacttttttgttaaaaaatgtgttttcggaaatgtatttccgaaaacgtgttttttttaatataaaatattgatttcggagatgcatctccgaaataaagttacttttcagaaaatgtagtgttttcggaagttcatctccgaacgcacccccttggaggaattcggaaatgaacttccaaaatattccaagaccaaattggtcttggaatgtttcggatatacgcttccgaaataattaataattattaaaaaaattaaaatcaaggtgaatgaatacaattaataggtataaaatcaaggtgaatcaataaaatgaaggtgaatcaataaaatcaaggtgaatcaaaacatcctaaactatttgaaagttaaaaattattttactaacttatataaatcaaaaacattttaattccataagtaaattttgaattatatagaattaaatataaaatttattcattaaataaaattaagacaaaatcttttaatttttttaaactaaataaaaattatctcatttttaattatgaatcagaatagaaatatataaatatataataataattattaattttgtaagtgaaatatataaatatataatatataaatatataataattaatatataaatatataaatatataaatatataataattattataaattaaaacactcatttttttaatttttataattatataaatatataaatatatttacaattaatatataataattattatataaatatataaatatataataatttttataaatatataataataattataattattatataaatatataaattaaaacactcatttttttaatttttttttgtagatacataatgattattataaatatataaatatataaataaaaaattataactcattttgtaagtgaaattattttaatttttttaaataaaattattttaaattttaaaatatgaatcagaatagaaatatataataattattattcataactaataaattatatcaaaatatataattattattatttattactcataaattatatcaaatttataatatataaattaattcatatcctaaaattaatttttggaatttttagattttttttgttttttcggagatggatcaccgaattaatcaaaatcccaatttttgggattttttcgaaaatgcacttccggagtctgaaaaaatttaaaaaaaaaaatatttcgaaaatgcattttcgaagcaggggtaaaatgggattttcgctgggggtgacccccatagggaggtgggtaaagaaaaaaccttatagtatcttaacatgtgcccttagggcacatatTAGCATGACCCAAAAAAAAtgtaaatgagacacttattatgagacggagggagagAGTAACTAAATGAGAGAAGGcagaaacaaagaaaataaatttcaaatcaccTTGCAATTGATGAAGAGAAATGATATTTTTACACTATTTCATACATCTACACCCAATACACTGTTCACAAATATGTGaacaatgtttttttaaaaactttttgatagatttttctatgatttttttaaaaaaaattactttggtTAATGAAGTATTCAGAGTTTGGTTAGTATACATTCTAAcataaaaagtatttttaaattataaaacaaagttggttaattgAGTATTATAAATTGGTTAATATAGTTCATAGTTTGGTTATCGGTGTTCTAATATGAAATATTAAATCTTACATAATAAATCAACCTTGATTAATATTATGTATTAAGTTGGTTAATACAGTTCATAACTTGGTTAATGAgttctcaaataaaaaaaattaaatagtaaaacAAAGTTGGTCAATGAAGTGtaaaagttggttaatacatttataatttagtttcAAAACATAGttaatcatatatattttattggttaatgaaataGTGAAAGTGGTTAATAagttataagtaaaataaatggTTAATGACGTATATTTTTGTGGTTAATGCAattgtgaagttggttaatgacataattttatatttgtattataaaataaattttaaaaataaatctttttttgtaaaaaattaaaaataatattattttaataaaaaaccattgttcaccgtataaatacgacgAACAATGTATACAGTGTAAGTATTTGGTGTAGGAAATGGTGTATAAATAGCATTGCTGATTGATGAAATATGTATTAGGCTGTGAAATATGAGAAATAATATTCCTACACAACACCCAATACACTGTTCACAAATATGTGaacagtttttttaaaaaaaaactttttgatAGATTTTTCTATGTTTTTGAAAATTACTTTGGttaattaagtatcagaacttgGTTAATAAAGTTCAGagtttgattaatatatattctaacataaaaaaatatttttaagttataaAGTAAAGTTGGTTAATTGAGTATTATAAATTGGTTAATATAGTTCATAGTATGATTATCGGGTGTTCTGATATGAAATATTAAATCTTACGTAGTAAACCAACTTtagttaatattatatattaagttGGTTAATACATTTCATAATTTGGTTAATGAGTtcttaaatataaaagaaattaaatagtaaaataaagttggtcaATGAAGTGTAAAAGTTGGctaatacatttataatttagtgtcacGAAACAAaatctgagttatgaacaagAATAATAACAGCAATAATCAAcgtgcagaaagtaaataacacaacgatatgtttacccagttcggaacaatccttcctactctgggggctaccaagccaggatgaaatcaatatttgatagtatcaattcgaaagtaaacagtcccagtttacccttctcacttaatcactacccttcctatgacttctacctaagactcacctaggtatgaggccctcctcaaatccgtTCCAATCACAATCCCTGTGACAAAAATTAAGAACAAAGAAAAATAACCAGAAGATACTCTTCCAAAACCAACTACTCCTCGATGCTTAAAAGCTTACGAGGATGCAtatactctccttgcttaaaagcttcggagATCATAACAACATCCAACACCTAAAGGTTTGTGAATGTACACATATGGAACCCTTAGTCCATAATTACTTGGAACAAAAGCTGTGCGTGAAAATAAGGATTCGCTGAGCCTTTATAGATCGGCAAATGCTAGAAATCTTGGTCACAACCTTGGGCCAGTAAAAATAGGATTCTGAACACCTAAAAGGGCTAATAGCGCAGCTAGAGCACAACGTCAGTTTAAGCAACTGACAACCCAAACCCGAAAAATAGAAACTAGCTAAAAAGTTTCAAAAACCTGTAATGTCAAGACATCTGCTTTGACATCTTCGCAAAGCTAAGCTAACAATATGTTTTACCAAAATTACTGTCAACAAAGAACCAACACTAACTCTTTAGAAATTAAAGAGTTTGGCgaagatttttatttttcttcggTTGATGACTCGGTTTGGCTCGTCGATTATTTTTGTCTCCTTTGGTCTTTGAGAAGTTAAGTATGTGTATTTTGATTGATCCAGATGGTCCTATGATGGAGGGGTTTCCCTTTGCTCGCCATGTGGGTTAGTGGATTGATTTTCTTCTTCAAAGTGCCCGTCTGTCGTTAGAGAGTCTTTGCTTGCATCCCTTCCTTGTTTTCCtatattttgcaaagaaatttgaAAGTCCTATGTTAGGGAGCGAATATCCCTCAAGTTCTTGTGGTAGGAAGGTGACTTACGAAATTTCTTACCATTCAGAGGAAAGGTTCAGGTAAGCATATTCAACTATCTCTTAATTGTTCCTTATGTTAGaataagaattgttctgatcaatattcttagttttgatgataacaatgtatatgaattttgtataagacaatgtggtactctaatcctacgcattttccatttcaggaaatatataaagagtgtgcacaattcagcgcaagaagcactgacttagaaggttcaagtatgcaacatcagaacatgctctcacgagacatcaaaagatggtcaagcagaatcagaacatggtctattgaagcatcagaagaacttgagttcagaagcagaagcactgaagttcttatggtatcacgctagaagcacttcaaaatcagaagacaagaagatgctctgcaccaagctgattgactctgattaattcaaacgttgtatctacaaagatcagatcagaagcaagtacaagatgacaggctacgctgactgacaaaaggaactttagaagctattaaaggcaaagtcagttaaagcaggaaaagcaaggctcgaggtagttgacaaaagagtgaaacattaaatgcaatgctgtacggatcacgcaacgcattaaatgctcccaacggtcatcttctcaaaacgcctataaatagtgaagttctgatcagaagcaaggttaccaatttacgaacaacttttgcaaacttgctgaaacgctgttgaatcaaaagctatcaaacttcatcttcaacctcacattacttttgtaatatcttagtgagatttaagcttagaacttaagagaaatatcacagttgtgattatagcttattaagaagcattgtaatactcttgtaagaatttgtttacattaatttgtaaaaggttcctagagtgatcaaggtgtgatcagaatactctagaagacttagaaggtatctaagtggaaaaccattgtaatcaaggttgattagtggattaaatcctcaggtgaggtaaatcactctaagggggtggactggagtagtttcgttaacaacgaaccaggataaaaatcattgtgcaattgtttttatcttaagagtttttaaagttacacttattcaaccccccttctaagtgtttttctatctttcaattggcatcagagcgccggttctaaggtgcaagcacttaaccgtgtttagaaaagattcaggaagagaaaaacactaagtcaagatggttgaaactccaccaccACTACCAAAAAACCGCCTAATTGCGGGGGTTATTTTAAGGAGGTTTGCAATAACCCCCtcaatttgaaatataattttatattcgttattttatgaaataatatTAGATTATTTTGGGACGGTTTTAAAAACCCCGTAATTTGTTGAAATCTCATCGTCACTATGTACGATACTTTAGCCATTTTTAGGGGCCCACATTTTTTgacaaaaattgaaaaataatgttttttttcttttgacgtTTATTAACTatagtaatttaattaaaaaaaaggagaaaCTCTTCGTGTCTCAAAAAAACTCTTCAATGAAATTCAGCCACCACTAGCTTGAACCCTGGTACGTTGCTCTCTCTACCATCTCAATCTCTTCGTGTCACGCCACCCTGTTTGCCGTCTCCATCTGCCGCTTGCTGTCAATAACTTTATCATGATTAAAGGTTAGTTTCTCTTCTCCaatagaaattagggtttttcttaaTACTTGAATCCTCTTTTGCATAACTCTCAGATTCTCGTAAAAATTGGATTTGATTTAATTGCAGAGCTTTGTTGAAGATTATTCAGAAAAAGTGTTTTAGATCTCc of Vicia villosa cultivar HV-30 ecotype Madison, WI unplaced genomic scaffold, Vvil1.0 ctg.004926F_1_1, whole genome shotgun sequence contains these proteins:
- the LOC131642397 gene encoding putative lipid-transfer protein DIR1, with the protein product MEAYKKVLIVGMLLAIANIMFANGVTICNMTRDERKACEPYVSNEKNYTRVNYKVPSHACCSATANADLQCFCGYKDSGLLSLYGINPKQALELPVKCKIVDSFHCK